One stretch of Croceibacterium atlanticum DNA includes these proteins:
- a CDS encoding ribose-phosphate pyrophosphokinase produces MKLMAGNSNLPLARAIAGYLEIPLTDASVRRFADEEIFIEIHENVRGEDVFLVQSTSFPANDNLMELLIGIDALRRASARRITAVIPYFGYARQDRKPGPRTPISAKLVANLITEAGANRVLSVDLHAGQIQGFFDIPTDNLYAAPVMAADILARYGDKDLMVVSPDVGGVVRARALAKRLDNAPLAIVDKRRERPGESEVMNIIGDVKGRACVLIDDIVDSGGTLCNAAQALMDAGARSVAAYITHGVLSGGAVARVDNSALTELVITDTILPTDATMDSQRIRVLTVAPLIGEAVRRIADESSVSSLFD; encoded by the coding sequence ATGAAACTCATGGCCGGCAATTCTAACCTGCCACTCGCTCGCGCCATTGCCGGCTATCTCGAAATCCCGCTGACCGATGCCAGCGTCCGGCGATTCGCGGATGAAGAGATTTTCATCGAAATTCATGAGAATGTCCGCGGGGAAGACGTGTTCCTGGTCCAGTCGACCAGCTTCCCCGCGAATGACAATCTGATGGAATTGCTGATCGGGATCGATGCGCTGCGCCGGGCCTCTGCCCGCCGCATCACCGCCGTCATCCCTTATTTCGGCTATGCCAGGCAGGACCGGAAGCCCGGCCCGCGCACCCCGATTTCCGCCAAGCTGGTGGCCAATCTGATCACCGAAGCCGGGGCCAATCGCGTCCTTTCGGTGGATCTCCATGCCGGGCAGATCCAGGGCTTCTTCGATATTCCGACTGACAATCTCTATGCCGCGCCGGTCATGGCGGCGGATATCCTCGCCCGTTACGGGGACAAGGATCTGATGGTCGTGTCGCCGGATGTGGGCGGCGTGGTTCGCGCCCGCGCCCTGGCCAAGCGACTCGACAACGCACCGCTGGCCATTGTCGACAAGAGGCGTGAACGCCCGGGCGAATCGGAAGTGATGAACATCATCGGCGATGTGAAGGGCCGCGCATGTGTTCTGATCGACGATATCGTCGATTCGGGTGGCACGCTTTGCAATGCGGCGCAGGCTTTGATGGATGCCGGTGCGCGCAGCGTGGCGGCCTATATCACGCATGGCGTGCTTTCCGGCGGCGCCGTGGCACGAGTCGATAATTCGGCCCTGACGGAGCTGGTCATTACTGACACGATCCTGCCGACCGATGCGACGATGGATTCGCAGCGGATCAGGGTGCTGACGGTCGCGCCGCTGATTGGCGAAGCCGTGCGCCGCATCGCCGATGAAAGCAGTGTGTCGAGCCTGTTTGACTGA
- a CDS encoding cupin domain-containing protein, which yields MRRMRLLAAAILISASAACATDNSARPAAAGVFTPPMGSNQIFHEALSAAPGHELIAADLALGPDAAGQAHWHPWEEYLYVLAGSALVEIEGEPQRVVLPGQSFIIPARAVHTPRAGSQGVRAIVLRVHDAGDPESVPAETKETE from the coding sequence ATGCGTCGCATGAGGCTATTGGCGGCAGCGATCCTCATTTCTGCATCGGCGGCCTGCGCAACGGACAATTCCGCGCGGCCGGCGGCTGCGGGGGTGTTCACGCCCCCGATGGGTTCCAACCAGATATTCCACGAAGCACTTTCGGCCGCGCCGGGGCATGAACTGATTGCGGCCGATCTGGCTCTTGGCCCTGATGCGGCCGGGCAGGCCCATTGGCACCCATGGGAGGAATATCTCTATGTTCTGGCCGGCAGCGCGCTGGTCGAAATAGAGGGGGAACCGCAGCGTGTCGTCCTGCCGGGGCAGAGCTTCATCATACCGGCGCGTGCGGTCCACACGCCGCGCGCCGGCAGCCAGGGCGTCCGCGCGATCGTGCTGCGGGTCCATGATGCGGGCGATCCGGAGAGCGTGCCTGCTGAAACGAAGGAAACAGAGTGA
- the hisN gene encoding histidinol-phosphatase produces MNLTAETALAHRLADAAGEAIRPHFRSAVEAERKGDSTPVTIADRAAEEAMRRILTAEFPQDGIHGEEFGVSEGRSGRQWVLDPIDGTTAFLSGRPIFGTLIALLVDGFPVLGMIDQPILGERWLGVAGAPTTFNGKPVKTRACRDLSDAALATTGPQYFSQEEGDVFMALAAKTDHKRMIMGGDCYNYGLLASGFLDVVCEAGLKLHDYAALVPVVEGAGGTMCDWNGDPLHGGSGGHVLALGDSARLEDVLEAMGGHHHH; encoded by the coding sequence GTGAATCTGACGGCTGAAACGGCCTTGGCCCACCGCCTTGCCGACGCGGCAGGTGAAGCGATCCGGCCGCATTTCCGATCCGCGGTGGAGGCGGAGCGGAAGGGCGATTCCACGCCTGTCACCATTGCCGATCGCGCGGCGGAAGAGGCGATGCGCCGGATCCTGACGGCCGAATTCCCGCAGGATGGCATCCATGGGGAGGAATTCGGCGTGAGCGAGGGCCGGTCCGGCCGGCAATGGGTGCTCGATCCGATCGATGGCACCACCGCATTCCTCTCCGGACGGCCGATATTCGGTACACTCATCGCCCTTCTGGTCGATGGGTTCCCGGTGCTCGGCATGATCGACCAGCCGATTCTTGGTGAACGCTGGCTCGGAGTGGCGGGCGCGCCCACCACCTTCAACGGCAAGCCCGTGAAGACGCGCGCCTGCAGGGACCTGTCCGACGCCGCCCTGGCGACCACCGGCCCGCAATATTTCTCGCAGGAAGAGGGCGACGTGTTCATGGCCCTCGCCGCCAAGACCGATCACAAGCGGATGATCATGGGCGGGGACTGCTACAATTACGGCCTGCTCGCATCCGGTTTTCTGGACGTGGTCTGCGAAGCCGGGCTGAAACTGCATGATTATGCCGCACTTGTCCCCGTGGTGGAGGGGGCGGGTGGCACGATGTGCGACTGGAACGGCGATCCGCTGCATGGCGGATCGGGCGGACATGTGCTCGCGCTGGGCGATTCGGCGCGGCTGGAGGATGTGCTGGAAGCCATGGGCGGCCACCACCACCACTGA
- a CDS encoding gamma-glutamylcyclotransferase family protein, whose amino-acid sequence MRLFVYGVLIRELAQGRAAELVAALEEGIPATARGTLYAVRGEGDGWYPIMLHDPEGGEIHGIVHEAGRVEWQAMDEFEDAHDGPDAEYNRREIPVMLPNGFSTMAYAYCYARDVPKDAEPIPHGDFGRWLRETGRGPITGR is encoded by the coding sequence ATGCGCCTGTTTGTTTATGGAGTGCTGATCCGCGAACTGGCGCAGGGCCGCGCCGCGGAACTCGTCGCCGCGCTGGAAGAAGGCATTCCCGCCACTGCGCGGGGCACTCTTTATGCCGTGCGCGGGGAAGGCGATGGTTGGTATCCGATCATGCTGCACGATCCCGAAGGCGGGGAAATCCACGGCATCGTGCACGAAGCGGGCCGTGTGGAATGGCAGGCGATGGATGAATTCGAAGACGCGCATGACGGCCCCGATGCCGAATATAACAGGCGTGAAATTCCCGTGATGCTGCCCAATGGCTTCTCCACCATGGCTTATGCCTACTGCTATGCGCGTGATGTGCCGAAGGATGCCGAACCTATCCCCCACGGCGATTTCGGCCGCTGGTTGCGTGAAACGGGGCGTGGTCCGATTACCGGGCGTTAG
- the rpmI gene encoding 50S ribosomal protein L35, translating to MPKMKTKSGVKKRFKITANGKVKHGVAGKRHRLISHNAKYIRQNRGTEVISDADAKTIKKWAPYGLG from the coding sequence ATGCCCAAGATGAAGACCAAGAGCGGTGTGAAGAAGCGCTTCAAGATCACCGCCAACGGCAAGGTCAAGCATGGCGTGGCAGGCAAGCGCCACCGGCTGATCAGCCACAACGCCAAGTATATCCGCCAGAACCGCGGTACCGAAGTGATCTCTGACGCTGATGCGAAGACGATCAAGAAATGGGCCCCCTACGGCCTCGGCTGA
- the rplT gene encoding 50S ribosomal protein L20, with the protein MPRIKRGVTTRQKHKRILDQAKGYRGRRKNTIRIARQAVEKAGQYAYRDRKVKKRNFRALWIQRINAAVRAEGLTYSQFMHGVKLAGIELDRKVMADLAMNEGAAFGAIVKQAKAALPA; encoded by the coding sequence ATGCCCCGTATCAAGCGCGGCGTTACCACGCGCCAGAAGCACAAGCGGATTCTCGATCAGGCGAAGGGCTATCGCGGCCGTCGCAAGAACACGATTCGCATCGCCCGCCAGGCCGTCGAAAAGGCCGGCCAGTATGCCTATCGCGACCGCAAGGTTAAGAAGCGGAACTTCCGTGCGCTGTGGATTCAGCGTATTAACGCGGCAGTTCGCGCTGAAGGCCTGACCTATTCGCAGTTCATGCACGGCGTGAAGCTCGCCGGTATCGAACTGGACCGGAAGGTGATGGCCGACCTGGCGATGAACGAGGGCGCTGCTTTCGGCGCCATCGTCAAGCAGGCGAAGGCGGCCCTTCCGGCCTGA
- a CDS encoding AraC family transcriptional regulator gives MAEDFSINIQFYTLSEELQPYFTALYLFDITCPEGEYVQDCLHPEWAAMRFSEGVPPIGAVGSAPLKTQWPFVVSGPTSQPIHFRLLTSRTWGLGVLPAGWAKFVDGSARDFADRTVDGSGEAAFSIFTPILDIVRGVNAPQDEVAERINAYLMHHVGRPARHVRRVRACHDLMRDPGLRTVSELGERLGISSRSLERLCARYFGFPPKLMLRRQRFIRSLAQFMLNGHHSWSEAIDDQYHDQSQFVRDFRSFMGMTPSEYADSPHPIIERIMSQRMADQGAAPRTDLPTILRYRPDGLRHGL, from the coding sequence ATGGCTGAAGACTTCAGCATCAATATTCAGTTCTATACGCTCTCGGAAGAGCTCCAGCCGTATTTCACGGCCCTGTATCTGTTCGACATTACCTGCCCCGAAGGGGAATATGTGCAGGACTGCCTGCATCCGGAATGGGCGGCCATGCGTTTCAGCGAAGGCGTGCCGCCCATCGGGGCCGTGGGTTCCGCGCCCCTCAAGACGCAATGGCCCTTCGTGGTCAGCGGCCCTACCAGCCAGCCGATACATTTCCGCCTGCTCACCTCGCGAACCTGGGGCCTGGGCGTGCTGCCCGCCGGCTGGGCCAAATTCGTGGATGGCAGCGCGCGGGATTTTGCCGATCGGACGGTCGACGGCTCCGGCGAAGCGGCTTTTTCGATCTTCACCCCGATCCTGGACATCGTGCGGGGCGTCAATGCGCCGCAGGACGAAGTGGCGGAACGGATCAACGCCTATCTCATGCATCATGTGGGTCGCCCCGCCCGCCACGTCCGGCGGGTGCGGGCCTGCCATGATCTGATGCGCGATCCCGGCCTGCGCACGGTTAGTGAGCTGGGGGAACGGCTCGGCATCAGTTCCCGATCGCTGGAACGCCTATGCGCTCGCTATTTCGGCTTTCCGCCCAAGCTGATGCTGCGCCGCCAGCGCTTCATCCGCAGCCTGGCCCAGTTCATGCTCAACGGGCATCACAGCTGGAGCGAGGCAATCGACGATCAATATCACGATCAGTCGCAATTCGTCCGGGATTTCCGGTCTTTCATGGGCATGACACCCAGCGAATATGCGGATTCGCCACATCCGATCATCGAACGCATCATGAGCCAGCGCATGGCCGATCAGGGCGCGGCGCCGCGCACGGATTTGCCCACAATATTGCGTTATCGGCCGGACGGGCTTCGGCACGGCCTCTGA
- the pheS gene encoding phenylalanine--tRNA ligase subunit alpha: MTELEQMKAGACARIDAAQDLAALEALRVEFLGKQGSISGLLKTLGKMSPEERQEKAPKIQALRQDVADALAARKAAMEEAELEQRLAQETLDLSLPAPDMPRGTVHPVSQVMDELAEIFADLGFSVATGPEIEDDWYNFTALNMPESHPARAMHDTFYFPDQAPRGGRMLLRTHTSPVQIRTMTEKGAPVRIIAPGRVYRSDSDATHTPMFHQIEGLVIDRDIHLGHLKWTLETFLKAFFEREDIVLRLRPSYFPFTEPSVEVDVGFAIENGKRVLGGSGDEPGHGWMELLGSGMVNRRVIEFSGLDPDEWQGFAFGLGVDRLAMLKYGMDDLRAFFDGDVRWLQHYGFSPFDQPTLSGGVGARA, translated from the coding sequence ATGACTGAACTCGAACAGATGAAAGCCGGTGCCTGCGCCCGTATCGACGCAGCGCAGGATCTTGCCGCCCTCGAAGCCTTGCGGGTGGAGTTTCTCGGCAAGCAAGGCAGTATTTCCGGCCTGCTGAAGACGCTGGGCAAGATGAGCCCGGAAGAACGGCAGGAGAAGGCGCCGAAGATCCAGGCATTGCGCCAGGACGTGGCGGATGCCCTTGCCGCCCGCAAGGCCGCGATGGAAGAGGCGGAGCTGGAACAGCGGCTGGCGCAGGAAACGCTGGACCTGTCCCTGCCTGCGCCGGACATGCCGCGCGGCACCGTTCATCCCGTCAGCCAGGTGATGGATGAACTGGCGGAAATCTTCGCCGATCTTGGGTTCTCCGTCGCCACCGGGCCGGAGATCGAGGATGACTGGTACAATTTCACCGCGCTCAACATGCCGGAAAGCCATCCGGCCCGCGCGATGCATGATACGTTCTATTTCCCGGATCAGGCGCCCAGGGGCGGGCGCATGTTGCTGCGGACGCACACATCGCCGGTCCAGATCCGGACCATGACCGAAAAGGGCGCGCCGGTGCGGATTATTGCCCCCGGGCGCGTCTATCGCAGCGACAGCGATGCCACCCACACGCCGATGTTCCACCAGATTGAAGGTCTGGTGATCGACCGGGACATCCATCTGGGCCATCTGAAATGGACGCTGGAAACCTTCCTCAAGGCTTTCTTCGAGCGAGAGGATATCGTGCTGCGGCTGCGGCCAAGCTATTTCCCGTTCACTGAACCGTCAGTGGAAGTGGATGTCGGCTTCGCGATCGAAAACGGCAAGCGCGTGCTTGGCGGATCGGGTGACGAACCCGGCCATGGCTGGATGGAACTGCTGGGCAGCGGCATGGTCAATCGCCGGGTGATCGAATTTTCCGGCCTCGATCCGGACGAATGGCAGGGCTTCGCATTCGGCCTCGGTGTCGACCGTCTGGCCATGCTGAAATACGGGATGGACGATTTGCGCGCCTTCTTTGACGGCGATGTTCGCTGGCTGCAGCATTACGGTTTCAGCCCGTTTGACCAGCCGACCCTTTCCGGCGGGGTGGGAGCACGCGCATGA
- the pheT gene encoding phenylalanine--tRNA ligase subunit beta, with protein MKFSLTWLKQYLETDATAEEVSAKLNAIGIEVEDLEDPAERLTGFRVAHVLTAAPHPDADRLQVLSVDTGEGAPLQVVCGAPNARAGMKGVLGLPGAVVPANGMVLRKSAIRGVESNGMMCSVRELELGDDHDGIIELPDDAPIGTSFTEYRSASPVFDVAITPNRPDCMGVYGIARDLAAAGLGTLKPLPLRDAPSSFPCPVEIRTDDPEGCPAFYGRVIRGVKNGASPDWMQATLREAGQRPISALVDITNFVMLGFGRPAHAYDLAKLSGAVVARRATDGEQVLALNEKTYTLDNSMTVIADDKGVHDIAGIMGGEDSGVTENTTDVLLEIAYFDPDRIGVTGRRLGLASDARTRFERGVDPAFLDDGLHLLTQLVLEICGGEASEVVRAGNPPSERKAVTYDPSLAERLGGVAIPEVEQKRILESLDFEVSDDWQVTVPLRRHDVEGAPDLVEEVVRIHGIDKVESVALPRADGVARPTATPQQVLERRLRRAAAARGLNEAVTWSFLPPAQADHFSPGDGGLWVLDNPISEDMKVMRPSLLPGLISAAKRNLDRGAAGLRLFEIGRSYLRADNGMSDERAILGVVLAGEKTPRGWASGRAIPFDAYDAKAEAEALLAAAGAPVDKLQVMGEAGPQFHPGQSATLRLGPKNVLARFGALHPRTLEEFDVEGPVVAVEIFLDAIPAKKGAPSFARAPYSPPALQSVLRDFAFLVDADLPAGDLLRAVKGADKANIVDARIFDNFRGQGVPEGKKSLAIEVTLQPGEASYTDEQIKAIADKVIAAAARQGAELRG; from the coding sequence ATGAAATTCTCCCTGACCTGGCTCAAGCAATATCTTGAAACCGATGCGACGGCGGAGGAAGTGTCCGCCAAGCTCAACGCGATCGGCATCGAGGTGGAGGATCTGGAAGATCCGGCCGAAAGGCTGACCGGATTCCGCGTGGCCCACGTGTTGACCGCCGCCCCGCATCCCGATGCGGACCGGCTGCAGGTTCTTTCCGTCGACACCGGCGAAGGGGCACCGCTGCAGGTAGTCTGCGGCGCTCCCAATGCCCGCGCGGGGATGAAGGGCGTTCTCGGCCTGCCCGGCGCAGTGGTGCCGGCCAATGGCATGGTGCTGCGCAAGAGCGCGATCCGCGGTGTCGAATCCAACGGCATGATGTGCAGCGTGCGCGAACTGGAACTGGGCGACGATCACGATGGCATCATTGAACTGCCGGACGATGCGCCCATTGGCACCAGCTTTACCGAATACCGATCCGCCAGCCCCGTGTTCGACGTGGCGATCACGCCCAACCGCCCGGATTGCATGGGTGTTTATGGCATTGCGCGCGATCTGGCGGCAGCTGGCCTCGGCACTCTGAAGCCGCTCCCCCTGCGCGATGCGCCTTCCAGCTTCCCCTGTCCCGTGGAAATCCGCACGGACGATCCCGAAGGCTGCCCGGCATTTTATGGGCGGGTCATTCGCGGGGTGAAGAACGGCGCCTCGCCGGACTGGATGCAGGCGACTTTGCGTGAAGCGGGGCAGCGGCCGATCTCCGCGCTGGTCGACATCACCAATTTTGTCATGCTCGGCTTTGGCCGTCCGGCCCATGCCTATGATCTGGCCAAGCTTTCCGGCGCCGTGGTGGCCCGCCGCGCGACGGATGGCGAACAGGTTCTGGCCCTGAACGAAAAGACTTACACGCTCGACAATTCGATGACGGTGATCGCGGACGACAAGGGCGTACACGATATTGCCGGCATCATGGGTGGCGAGGATTCGGGCGTGACCGAAAACACGACCGATGTTCTGCTGGAAATCGCCTATTTCGATCCGGACCGGATCGGCGTGACCGGGCGCAGGCTGGGCCTGGCATCCGACGCGCGCACGCGTTTTGAACGCGGTGTCGATCCCGCCTTCCTCGATGACGGACTGCATTTGCTGACCCAGCTGGTGCTGGAAATCTGCGGTGGTGAAGCATCCGAAGTGGTGCGTGCGGGCAATCCGCCGAGCGAACGGAAAGCGGTCACCTACGATCCTTCCCTGGCTGAAAGGCTGGGCGGTGTTGCCATTCCCGAAGTGGAGCAGAAGCGGATCCTGGAATCGCTCGATTTCGAAGTGTCGGACGATTGGCAAGTCACCGTGCCGCTGCGCCGCCACGATGTGGAAGGCGCGCCCGACCTGGTCGAGGAAGTGGTTCGCATCCATGGCATCGACAAGGTGGAAAGCGTGGCCCTGCCGCGTGCCGATGGCGTTGCCCGGCCCACGGCCACGCCGCAGCAGGTGCTGGAACGGCGCCTGCGCCGCGCGGCGGCCGCGCGCGGGCTGAACGAGGCGGTGACCTGGTCCTTCCTCCCGCCTGCCCAGGCCGATCATTTCAGCCCCGGCGATGGCGGCCTGTGGGTGCTCGACAATCCGATCAGCGAGGACATGAAGGTCATGCGGCCTTCGCTGTTGCCGGGCCTGATCTCCGCGGCGAAGCGCAATCTGGATCGCGGCGCGGCTGGGCTGCGCCTGTTCGAGATTGGCCGGTCCTATCTGCGCGCCGATAACGGTATGAGCGACGAGCGCGCCATTCTCGGCGTGGTCCTGGCGGGGGAGAAAACCCCGCGTGGCTGGGCCAGCGGCAGGGCGATCCCGTTCGATGCCTATGATGCCAAGGCCGAAGCGGAAGCGCTGCTGGCTGCCGCCGGTGCCCCGGTGGACAAGTTGCAGGTGATGGGGGAGGCCGGTCCGCAATTCCATCCGGGCCAGTCCGCGACATTGCGATTGGGGCCGAAGAACGTGCTCGCCCGGTTCGGGGCGCTGCACCCCAGGACGCTGGAAGAATTCGACGTGGAAGGGCCCGTGGTTGCGGTGGAAATCTTCCTCGACGCGATTCCTGCAAAGAAGGGCGCGCCCAGCTTCGCGCGGGCGCCTTACAGCCCGCCCGCACTGCAATCCGTGCTGCGCGATTTCGCCTTTCTGGTCGATGCCGATCTTCCGGCCGGCGACCTGCTGCGCGCGGTGAAGGGCGCGGACAAGGCGAATATTGTCGATGCCCGCATCTTCGACAATTTCCGCGGGCAGGGCGTGCCGGAAGGCAAGAAATCGCTGGCGATCGAGGTCACGCTGCAACCGGGCGAGGCCAGTTATACGGACGAGCAGATCAAGGCGATTGCCGACAAGGTGATTGCCGCAGCGGCCAGGCAGGGCGCGGAATTGCGCGGGTGA
- a CDS encoding peptide chain release factor 3 — protein MPDAVSNRRTFAIISHPDAGKTTLTEKLLLQGGAIHLAGEVKARGQARRARSDWMKIEQQRGISVTSSVMTFERDGITFNLLDTPGHEDFSEDTYRTLTAVDSAIMVLDAAAGIEPQTLKLFEVCRLRSVPIITLINKIDREGRDPFELLDEIADKLALDVSPMSWPVGMGGLFEGVFDFESGELRLPEGPAREFLGKIVKTTGAEDPVLADYLSADGVARVAEEGLLGREGYAPFDFEAYRNGDLTPVYFGSALKNFGVEEIIDAIARYAPPPRPQPAQDGEIGPERDEVTGFIFKVQANMDPNHRDRIAFMRMVSGTFKRGMKLTPSGLGKPIAVHSPIMFFAQDREIADTAEAGDIIGIPNHGTLRVGDSLSEKNEVRFTGLPNFAPEILRRVQLRDPTKTKQLRKALDDLSEEGVIQVFYPEIGAQWIIGVVGQLQLEVLIARLEAEYKVEAGLEASPFATARWITGSDAALADFEQFNRANLARDRDNDLVFMAKSPWDVNYQQEKNPELTFSATKER, from the coding sequence ATGCCTGACGCCGTTTCCAACCGCCGTACCTTCGCCATTATCTCGCACCCCGACGCGGGTAAGACCACGCTGACCGAAAAGCTGCTGCTGCAGGGCGGGGCCATTCATCTCGCGGGGGAGGTAAAGGCGCGCGGCCAGGCGCGGCGTGCCCGGTCCGACTGGATGAAGATCGAACAGCAGCGCGGTATTTCCGTCACCAGTTCGGTCATGACGTTCGAACGGGACGGGATCACCTTCAACCTTCTCGACACGCCGGGGCACGAGGATTTTTCCGAAGATACCTATCGCACGCTGACGGCGGTCGATTCAGCGATCATGGTGCTGGACGCGGCCGCCGGTATCGAACCGCAGACGCTGAAACTGTTCGAGGTTTGCCGCCTGCGTTCGGTGCCCATCATCACGCTGATCAACAAGATCGACCGGGAAGGCCGCGATCCGTTCGAATTGCTGGACGAGATCGCAGACAAGCTGGCGCTGGATGTTTCGCCGATGAGCTGGCCTGTCGGCATGGGCGGGCTGTTCGAAGGCGTGTTTGATTTCGAGAGCGGCGAACTCCGCCTGCCCGAAGGCCCGGCGCGCGAATTCCTCGGCAAGATCGTGAAGACCACCGGAGCGGAAGACCCCGTGCTGGCGGATTATCTTTCTGCCGATGGGGTGGCCAGGGTGGCGGAAGAGGGGCTGCTTGGCCGTGAAGGCTATGCCCCCTTCGATTTCGAGGCTTATCGCAATGGCGACCTGACGCCGGTCTATTTCGGATCCGCGCTCAAGAATTTCGGGGTCGAAGAGATCATCGATGCGATCGCCAGATATGCGCCCCCGCCGCGCCCGCAGCCGGCACAGGACGGCGAAATCGGCCCCGAAAGGGACGAGGTGACCGGCTTCATCTTCAAGGTTCAGGCAAATATGGACCCCAATCACCGCGACCGGATCGCCTTCATGCGCATGGTTTCGGGGACGTTCAAACGCGGCATGAAGCTGACGCCCAGCGGCCTTGGCAAACCGATTGCCGTGCATTCGCCCATCATGTTCTTCGCCCAGGACCGGGAAATCGCCGATACGGCAGAGGCGGGCGACATTATCGGCATCCCGAACCACGGCACCTTGCGGGTGGGCGATTCGCTGTCGGAAAAGAACGAGGTGCGCTTTACCGGCCTGCCCAATTTCGCGCCGGAAATCCTGCGCCGCGTGCAATTGCGCGATCCGACCAAGACCAAGCAATTGCGCAAGGCGCTGGACGATCTTTCGGAAGAAGGCGTGATCCAGGTCTTCTATCCGGAAATAGGCGCGCAATGGATCATCGGCGTAGTCGGCCAGCTCCAGCTGGAAGTGCTGATCGCCAGGCTGGAGGCGGAATACAAGGTGGAAGCCGGGCTGGAGGCATCGCCCTTCGCCACGGCGCGCTGGATCACCGGCAGCGATGCGGCCCTGGCCGATTTCGAACAGTTCAACCGCGCCAATCTCGCCCGCGATCGGGACAATGATCTCGTCTTCATGGCCAAATCGCCATGGGACGTGAATTATCAGCAGGAAAAGAACCCGGAACTGACCTTCTCCGCGACCAAGGAACGATAA
- a CDS encoding pyridoxamine 5'-phosphate oxidase family protein — protein sequence MADFFEELSDRHVAMIARQPVFFVATAAADARINLSPKGYDSFRVLSPRRVAYLDLGGSGNETNAHLLADGRITLMFCNFQQPAQILRIYGRGEPVVPWDRGWDDLAGHFTLMPGTRQIFDIAVESVQTSCGWGVPIMELQQERKTLLKAHAQADPAEWAGKHKTRRTSIDGLPARVTDRYIAGDAGVLSD from the coding sequence ATGGCCGATTTCTTCGAGGAACTGAGTGACAGGCACGTCGCCATGATTGCGCGGCAGCCGGTCTTCTTCGTCGCCACGGCGGCGGCGGATGCGCGGATCAATCTCAGCCCGAAAGGCTATGACAGTTTCCGCGTCTTGTCGCCCAGGCGCGTGGCTTATCTCGATCTTGGCGGTTCCGGTAATGAAACCAATGCCCATCTCCTGGCCGATGGCCGGATCACCCTGATGTTCTGCAATTTCCAGCAGCCGGCGCAGATTCTGCGCATCTATGGCAGGGGCGAACCGGTGGTGCCGTGGGATCGCGGCTGGGACGATCTGGCCGGGCATTTCACCTTGATGCCGGGTACGCGGCAGATATTCGATATTGCGGTGGAAAGCGTGCAGACCAGTTGCGGCTGGGGCGTTCCGATCATGGAGTTGCAGCAGGAACGCAAGACATTGCTGAAAGCCCATGCCCAGGCAGATCCTGCCGAATGGGCGGGCAAGCACAAGACCCGCCGCACCAGTATTGACGGGCTGCCGGCCCGGGTAACTGACAGGTATATCGCCGGGGATGCGGGGGTGCTTTCTGACTGA
- a CDS encoding endonuclease/exonuclease/phosphatase family protein yields the protein MRGCFLTETGLTFASYNIHKGVGTDGRRDPERILAVLNELDADIIALQEADRRFGQREAVLPRTLVEEWHWQVVPLAMRPGSMGWHGNSILVSPEIEVREAEPINLPALEPRGAVCAHLEAAGREFCVVGMHLDLSGLLRRRQIEEICAHVPAQEKPAVLLGDFNEWSTRKGAFRGFEDHWTVLHPGRSFPSRRPLAALDRIVHSSHWACDGAEVHHSALSAKASDHLPVRARLSITG from the coding sequence ATGCGGGGGTGCTTTCTGACTGAAACCGGCCTGACATTCGCCAGCTATAACATCCACAAGGGCGTCGGCACCGATGGCCGGCGCGATCCTGAACGGATTCTCGCGGTTCTGAACGAACTGGATGCCGATATCATCGCCTTGCAGGAGGCCGATCGCCGCTTCGGCCAGCGGGAAGCGGTGCTGCCGCGAACCCTGGTGGAAGAATGGCATTGGCAGGTCGTGCCGCTGGCCATGCGGCCGGGGAGTATGGGCTGGCACGGCAATTCAATCCTCGTGTCGCCTGAAATCGAAGTGCGCGAGGCAGAGCCGATAAATCTGCCTGCGCTTGAACCCCGCGGCGCCGTCTGCGCGCATCTCGAGGCGGCAGGACGCGAATTCTGCGTGGTGGGTATGCATCTGGACCTGTCGGGCCTGTTGCGGCGCAGGCAGATAGAGGAAATCTGCGCCCATGTTCCCGCGCAGGAAAAACCGGCCGTGCTGCTCGGCGATTTCAACGAATGGTCCACGCGCAAGGGCGCCTTTCGCGGTTTCGAAGATCACTGGACGGTCCTGCATCCCGGCCGCAGCTTTCCGAGTCGGCGCCCGCTCGCCGCGCTGGACCGCATCGTGCATTCATCGCACTGGGCCTGTGACGGGGCGGAAGTGCATCACAGCGCCCTTTCCGCGAAGGCGTCTGACCATCTGCCTGTGCGCGCCCGTTTGTCGATCACCGGCTGA